Proteins from one Cicer arietinum cultivar CDC Frontier isolate Library 1 chromosome 3, Cicar.CDCFrontier_v2.0, whole genome shotgun sequence genomic window:
- the LOC140919661 gene encoding uncharacterized protein encodes MLIVYTHILYYIYVWIWIYIYIDMASVSGVGGSAGGSGGSDGSGGTGTAAIRGISKTSRGKKKVAKRVVNDPSLMPMPSIGTSGGAIPLYPEVPVEPYTLDEIMDPGCVDCYNRIVIIPEGDGYLPFKSSAKAIAEVIQEKYKKPWLSWGEIKEDKTPQIREVDQFLHCFKVSH; translated from the exons atgttaattgtatacacacatatattatattatatatatgtatggatatggatatatatatatatagacatggcttcagtgtcgggagtaggaggatctgcaggaggatcaggaggttcggatggatcgggaggaacaggaacggcggcaatacgaggaatatccaaaacatcacgtggtaagaaaaaagttgctaaacgtgttgttaatgacccatctctcatgccgatgccgtccattggtactagtggtggagctattcctctatatccggaggtcccagtagagccttataccttagacgaaataatggatcccggatgtgttgattgctacaaccgcattgtcatcattccagaaggagatgg atatcttccttttaaatcatctgcaaaggcaattgctgaagtcatacaagagaaatataaaaaaccatggttgtcttggggtgagataaaagaggataagacacctcaaattagggaagttgatcagtttttacattgtttcaaagtaagtcattag